The Candidatus Celerinatantimonas neptuna DNA segment ATGTTGATGAAATCATGCCAGTTTTGCACTGGTCTGATCTTTTTGCCAACGGTCATACAAAAGGCTCACTCGCTTACTGGGGATATAGACTACACATTCAGCTTCCTCTGTTAGGGCAAACGATCGCCGTGGCTATTGCAGCGACCGTTTTCTCCAGTTTTATTGCTGCGGTTGCTGCTTTTCCCGCAGCAACCAACACTCAAACGCACCGCCTCGTTCGATATTGTATACGCGGTGTTGCCGCATTTTGTCGTACGATGCCTGAACTGGCTTGGGCTGTGATGTTTGTGATGGCGTTTGGAATCGGCCCTATACCGGGATTTTTTGCACTTTTTCTACACAGTATTGGGACCCAAACAAAGTTATTTTATGAAAGTGTCGAAGTTGCATCCGATAAACCAGTCAGAGGATTAAGAGCCATTGGTGCATCACGAATTGAAAGAATGCGTTATGGATTATGGCCTCAGGTCTCTCCGACATTTCTGTCATATACCTTCATGCGTCTGGAAATTAACTTTCGCCAGTCAACCATCCTCGGATTAGTGGGTGCCGGTGGTATTGGACAAGAACTAATGACGTCCATCAAATTAGATCACTTTGATCAGGTCAGTATCGTTTTATTACAAATAATTATTGTTGTTTCTGTTTTGGACTATTTATCAGGGAAACTGCGCCACTACATACTCGAAGGGGCCAACCATGGTTAGTCAAATCAATACCAAAATACATATAGAACCGCTAACACTGAAAAAACAGACATCTCATGAATCTCAATATGCAGCAATTTATGTTAAGAGAAGAAATCATATTATAACACTCATTGTTATCACCTGTGCTGTCTTACTTTATTATGCTCTATTCTTTGAGTATAACGGTCTGACACCTGCCCGAATGGTTGAAGGCTTTGACAAACTCGGCGAATATTTTTTACGAATGTTTGTCTGGAAAAATGTCAGTCAATGGCCTTTTAGCTATTACTTTAAACAGATTGCAATCACATTGGGAATTGTATTTGCGGGAACCTTCACAGCCACCCTATTAGCGCTGCCCCTCTCTTTTCTGGCATCAAGACGGGTCATGTCAACGGTTTATTTAAAGCCATTAGCCGTCATCGTTCGTCGCTCATTCGATGTGATGCGCGGGATTGATATGGCCATTTGGGGACTTATTTTTATTCGCGCAGTCGGTATGGGGCCGCTTGCCGGTGTACTAGCGATCTTCATTCAGGACACAGGACTATTAGGGAAGCTCTATGCTGAAAGTCATGATGCCGTTGAAAAAAAACCCAGCCGGGGACTCAGTGCACTGGGTGCCAATAGTCTCCAAAAACATCGTTTTGGTATTTTTACACAATCATTCCCACAGTTTCTTGCTCTAACACTGTATCAAATTGAATCAAACACGCGCTCTGCGGCGGTACTAGGGTTCGTTGGTGCAGGAGGCATTGGGTTAGTATATGCTGAAAATATGCGTCTTTGGAACTGGGATGTGGTCATGTTTATTACACTAGTACTTGTTGTATTAGTTCTCATTCTTGATAAAATTTCTGAAATATTGCGTAAGAAATACATCATTGGTGAAGACATCCCTCTTTACCAGAGTAAAAAACATTAGATTATGTTGAACTTAAGTGATGTCTTGACAGAAACGGACTGTCCTCAATATCTTCAAAGATAAAACATACGGGCAACATCGTTGTCCGCTGATGTGATACCCCATAAAAGTTCAACAGCCTGAACAAGGTTGTATTGAATGAATTTGATAGGCTTTTTCCTTGCGATTACTCCCATTGCCATCTCTCCTGGCGCAAGCTTTACATTAGCACTCAATAATGCTTTACACCTGGAGAAGAGGTGTCTGGCCCATTATTACAGGAACCGGATTCGGCATCTTATCGCACGCTCTGGCCGCAGGGATTGGCATCACTCAAATAATCACCCATCATCCCCAGTTACTTAAAATATTTACGCTAATGGGGCAAGCATATCTACTTTATCTGGCAACTCGTTTGCTTATTACGGGTATTCGAAAACCCGCGCACAAGATCAATTTACCACCAACGATCACTCAGACTCATCAGGCTTACCGCCTAAATGTGCTCAACATTAAAGCATTGCTCGTCTATCTGGTTATTGTGTCGCAATTTATTGGTACTCATCTCACATTAAGTCATTTTTTAATATTAGGGAGAATTCATATTTTAGTGATGGGAGGATGGCTCATCTTTATGGGAACGGTCATCGAACATTCCACCCGGCATTTTAACCCTGATTTACTTCGTCGTTTCATCAGCATTATCGGAGGGATGTTATTAGTGGCTATTGTCGTGAGCGCTCATATTCCTTTTTAGAGGATATCGATGTAAATCAGGATGAACCCACTAAATGAATCACAAAATCAGATAAGAGACCTGATGTCTTATCGTTCAATATATCTGTAATCGCGAACAATGCCGTTATTAAAGAGAATAATCAGAGTTTTATCCCGCGCTTTTTCTTTAAATAGCTTGTGGTACCAGGCTTTTTGTGAGTCTTCATAAGATACTCGGGTATGATAAGTCCATCGCTGCCAATTAGCCCCCTGTGTCGTTTTAATATAAGGCTGACCAAACATATTAAGAATGTCGTTTTCAGTTGTATATTGTCGATGGATTCTTGCAACCTCAGCATCACTGATTCCACGACTTCTAAATGGATTAAACGACGCACAACCGCTTACCGTTAACATAGCAAATAACAGTGCAATAATCAGAAAAGGCTTAACCACAACGCAAACAGAATTTTTCAATTCAACGCTCCACAGGCCAGATAACCCTTAGTTGAGGCCAAATAGTCTGCCAATGCTTGTCCGTGACACGCTGATGAAATAATGATGGCGATGTAGGCGTCTGTGGGTTCATTTTTACCTCCAATGACCAGTTATTATCCAAACCGTAGGGGGAAAAAATAGAAATCTGACGACTCCTTGAGTATTTTACCCCAACACAAGTCGGTAATTCGATCCAGTCTGCCACGGCATCTCGTGTTGTCTGATAAGGCATAACCCCATGTTTAAGATGCATTCGGGCCTGATTGCGAACTTCCCATTTGAGCTGAGGACAAATATAGCTCAGATGCCTCGTAATTTTTATTTCCGTCTGTTTAGGCGTGGGGTCAGTTGCATCAAAATACAATAAATCAACATCATTTAAAGGCGTATTATGAACAAAATGATGTCGATGATCCCAAATCAGATTACGCACAAAACCAGCGCCAATCAGCCAGTCATTCAGATTTAATTGGGCAGCCGCTTCAAGTGCAGCCATGCGCAACGGGTCACACATGATTAATTCAGCTGTCGCTGTACTCAGATAATCAGATGACGTTGAACGACCTAACGTAGCCATAAGCTTCCAAGACAAACCAGTGCCGCAGGGAGCCCAGCAACAAACAGCTTAAGTTCACTGCTGTAACGAATAAGTTTAGAATCAGGCTCAGGGACTGGCTTACGTTCTTCAAGTAAAGGTAATTTTCGCTCTTTCAATAATGTCTTGACCCGTTCTCTGCGTCGAAGAAACGTAGCACCTTTCCAACTGACAATCGCAATCCCCCACAGCACAATCACCATTTCAAAGCAAAAATCCCCAATGTGATTCACTCTAAAACCTGACAGGTAATGTGAAAGTAGCCAGATAACAAATGCTGCCACTATATTTATCAGAATAATATCCCGAACGAATCTCAAAAAAATTTCCTCAATTGTATAATCCAAATACGCATGCCTGTGGCATTTAAGAGTCCTCAGGCGCAAACTCAACCTGCCCTCATCAATAGCAGATAAACGTCTACTTCAATACTGAAGATAATGTCAACAACTCATCGACATGAGAAAGCAACACATCTGGCTTTTGTTGTTTTAATTCGTTATAGGAACCATACCCCCATAACACACCCGCACACTTTAAATGATTGCGATGGGCTGCATCAAGATCAACGTGACGATCGCCGATCATAATCGATTTTTCAGTAATGACCCCTTCTTCTTTCAAGCTTGCAAGCTGTTGCCATTTTTGGACACCGACATCTCCGCCACTGATATAATCAAATAGCTCACGCAACTTAAAATGTATCAGTATCTTTTCAGCAAATTGCACAGGCTTCGATGTGCAAATACCTAATGAAATTCCCTGGTCCACCAGCTCTGTGAGTATCTTCGCTATCCCGGGATACAGTGTATTTTCAGAAAATCCGACAGAGGCATATCGTTCCCGATATTTTGCAACTAATGCATTCACAGACAATGGATCATCTTTCCCGGTCAGTGAGCTAAATGCCTGATCTAATGGCGGTCCGATATAAGTTGATAACTCATCAATACTCCGGGCAGAATAACCAAATGACTCTAAAGCATAATTGAGAGAACGTGCAATACCATCAAGCGGATCACTAATTGTTCCATCTAAATCGAAAATGAATGATGTCATCATATCAACTCCTGAAAAATACATACATTTTGAAAGGATCCATCTCCTTATACATCGTCGATTCTATCAAAAAACAACGAGTTATCTAATCTGATTATCACTTCCACTGAAGCGCCTGGAACAATCAAAAACCTGTAGGGTGTCATTGTGCACACGATTCTCGTTACAAATCATTCACGAGTATTTCTATATGGATCTCTCTATGATGTTTTAATCTGAGACCCAATTATTCTATGAATGAGAACAGATAATGCCCAGATTCCTGGTTTTTGGGTTGATTATAATTGCCGTAATAGCGCTTTTAATCGCCCTCAACAGATGGCTGCCTGTTCTTGATCCATGCCAGAAATCCCAACCAATCTCGCAATATATAAAGGCAAAAAAATTCAGGCTGTTAGGTCACTTCAGAACTAAACCGATACCTTCAGATCGCCCCTGAAAAATAGCAATCTACTCCCAAAATCCACACCCCAAGAAGAAACCATCAACAAAACTGATTTAAGCATTTTTAATAAGGCTATAGCTCATCGATCTTTTTTCATCTACACTTGCGGCTTATTTTCTTTATATGTTAGCGAGTCTGCATGTCATTTGCTGAATTAGGCCTATCTAAACCCATTACTGAAGCGATTAGCGCTTTAGGATATTCCACTCCTACCCCAATTCAGCTCCAGGCAATACCCGCTGTACTGGACGGACAAGATTTATTGGCTGCCGCCCAAACCGGCACAGGAAAGACAGCAGCTTTTGTGCTACCCATTCTAGAAGGCTTGAAGCATCAGTCGTTGTGCCGAAGTAAAGAAATCAAAGCGCTGATTGTCACACCGACACGAGAACTTGCAGCTCAAATCGATGCGAATATCACTGATTATTCCCGCCATTTAAAACTACGGCATCGTGTCATTTTTGGGGGGGTCAATAGTAAACCACAGATCCGTCACCTGAACGCTGGCTGTGAAATTCTCACTGCCACGCCGGGGCGATTGTTGGATCTCTATAATCAGGGAGCTATCGATTTTTCAAAACTTCAGGTATTGGTTCTGGATGAAGCGGATCGAATGCTGGATATGGGATTTATCCATGATATCCGCAAACTATTCAGATTGTTGCCCCAAAAACGTCAAAACTTGCTCTTCTCAGCTACGTTCTCAAAAGAGATCCGTAAACTTGCTCAGAGTCTATTACGTCATCCTCTGGAAATTACGGTCGAAGCCAATAAAACAGTCCGTAAAGTCGAACAGTTTTATACGTTAATCGATCATAAGCAAAAATCACAATTGCTCAAAACGATGATCATCCAAAATAAATGGCAGCAGGTACTCGTCTTTACCCGAACAAAACATGGAGCAAATCGGCTAACTCAAAAATTAGAAGCTGCAAAAATAAAAGCGGCAGCAATTCACGGCAACAAAAGTCAGAATGCTCGGGTAAAAGCCCTGTCAGGCTTTAAAGATGGACACATTGAAGTTCTCGTAGCAACCGACATTGCCGCAAGGGGGCTAGATATCAAGCAACTCCCTCAGATTGTCAATTTTGATCTCCCTAATGTTGCCGAAGACTATGTTCATCGAATCGGCAGAACCGGAAGAGCCGGCGAATCAGGTAACGCCTACTCTATGGTCAGTGAAGACGAGCTACCACTACTTCAGGCAATTGAAAAATTTACAGGCGAGCGCCTGCAACGTCTGGAATTTGAACAATTTCCGGCTTCTTTTACACGCTCATCTAAAGCAATCGTGAACAAAACTAAACCACGCCCAAACCGCTCCGGTAACAAACGCCCCCAGCCTGCAAACAAGGCCCGAAAATCAGCACCTCGTAAAAATCCTCATCATTGATCATTTTGCTTCAGACTGAAGCATCAATGGACTGTTGATCTCGACAAAATTCAAGCGTTCGAGATCAAAAGCCACCTTTAATGATGTCGAACCATCAGCGATAACCTGGCACTACAAATGAGCCTCTGCTGCAATTGCTCCCTGATATCAATTTGCCATAGCTGCACAAGGCCTCCGAGATGGATAGGGCCCGCCTTAGCCACCACGGTCCCCTCACGTACAGAGCGTAAATGATTTGCAGTAATTTCAGTACCTAATACATAGCAATGCTCAGGGCAGGCAAAGAAACCTGCAACACTACCGACAGATTCAGCCAGTGCTGCACTGGCTCCACCATGTAGCAACCCCATCGGTTGACGAACCGCATCGACTACCGGCATTGTCGCACATAAAAAATCATCACCGATTTCATTAAAACATGTCTGCGTCATTTCAAGCATGGTACCACCAGACATAGCATTGAGCCGTTCTAAAGAAATATCCTTTTGCCAGATACTCATGAAAACTCTCCGTTCATCACACCCAGCAATGCCTGAGCCGGATGCA contains these protein-coding regions:
- the phnE gene encoding Phosphate-import permease protein PhnE, translated to MVSQINTKIHIEPLTLKKQTSHESQYAAIYVKRRNHIITLIVITCAVLLYYALFFEYNGLTPARMVEGFDKLGEYFLRMFVWKNVSQWPFSYYFKQIAITLGIVFAGTFTATLLALPLSFLASRRVMSTVYLKPLAVIVRRSFDVMRGIDMAIWGLIFIRAVGMGPLAGVLAIFIQDTGLLGKLYAESHDAVEKKPSRGLSALGANSLQKHRFGIFTQSFPQFLALTLYQIESNTRSAAVLGFVGAGGIGLVYAENMRLWNWDVVMFITLVLVVLVLILDKISEILRKKYIIGEDIPLYQSKKH
- a CDS encoding 5'-nucleotidase, whose amino-acid sequence is MMTSFIFDLDGTISDPLDGIARSLNYALESFGYSARSIDELSTYIGPPLDQAFSSLTGKDDPLSVNALVAKYRERYASVGFSENTLYPGIAKILTELVDQGISLGICTSKPVQFAEKILIHFKLRELFDYISGGDVGVQKWQQLASLKEEGVITEKSIMIGDRHVDLDAAHRNHLKCAGVLWGYGSYNELKQQKPDVLLSHVDELLTLSSVLK
- the rhlE_2 gene encoding ATP-dependent RNA helicase RhlE, producing MSFAELGLSKPITEAISALGYSTPTPIQLQAIPAVLDGQDLLAAAQTGTGKTAAFVLPILEGLKHQSLCRSKEIKALIVTPTRELAAQIDANITDYSRHLKLRHRVIFGGVNSKPQIRHLNAGCEILTATPGRLLDLYNQGAIDFSKLQVLVLDEADRMLDMGFIHDIRKLFRLLPQKRQNLLFSATFSKEIRKLAQSLLRHPLEITVEANKTVRKVEQFYTLIDHKQKSQLLKTMIIQNKWQQVLVFTRTKHGANRLTQKLEAAKIKAAAIHGNKSQNARVKALSGFKDGHIEVLVATDIAARGLDIKQLPQIVNFDLPNVAEDYVHRIGRTGRAGESGNAYSMVSEDELPLLQAIEKFTGERLQRLEFEQFPASFTRSSKAIVNKTKPRPNRSGNKRPQPANKARKSAPRKNPHH
- the menI gene encoding 1,4-dihydroxy-2-naphthoyl-CoA hydrolase, which codes for MSIWQKDISLERLNAMSGGTMLEMTQTCFNEIGDDFLCATMPVVDAVRQPMGLLHGGASAALAESVGSVAGFFACPEHCYVLGTEITANHLRSVREGTVVAKAGPIHLGGLVQLWQIDIREQLQQRLICSARLSLMVRHH